Within Candidatus Thermoplasmatota archaeon, the genomic segment GGTCACGGTCATCGGTGTGGCGAGGCTCCTGAGGAAGAGGGAAAGAAGGTGAAGCTCTGTCTCTGAGATGGATTTCCGCAGTTGCGTTGGCCTTCCTGCTTATCATACCAAGCGTAGCCGCATTGGAGATCGATGAGTCGTACCTAGGAAGCTCTCCAGGGAGGTTCAATTCCGTGAAGATCTGCGACCTGGACAACGACGGCAACAAGGAGATCGTCCTCGGGAACTATGAGGGCTACCTCAACGTGATCCAGTGGAAGGGAGACGAGTTCAGAGCGGTGAAGCACTTGGGTCCCTTCGGTGAGCGGCTGTGGGGCGTCCATGTGGCCGACATCGATGGCGACGGGCAGGAGGAGATCCTGGCCGGTGACGGGGACGGCAACCTCCACGTGCTCAATGGCTCGGACTTCAATGTCAGGTTCAGGATGGGAGACCTCGTGCGGGATGTCCACGGGATTGCGGTCGGCGATGCGGACAACGACGGGGAGAAGGAGATAGTCATAGGCACGGGCTACAAGATGGACTTCCCGCTGAGCACCGTCTACGTGTTCTCCGCGGACACGGGCGAACTGGAGAACGAGTTCCTCCCCGGGAACGCTAGCAGGATGCGCGGTGTCGCCATTGCCGATATCGATGGTGACGCGTTCAACGAGGTCATCTTCGGCACGGGAATCTCACTGGGCGAGACACCTGGTGCGGGTCACCTGTACGTCTACCAGTACGACGGCTCCGAATACACGCAGGAATGGCGCAGCGACGACCTGAACGGAGATGTCGTGGCCGTTGAGATCATTGACGTGGACGGGGACGGTAGCCTCGAGATCGTGGCCTCGAACGGCTACAGGGAAGGTCCTGGCTTCCTCTTCATATTCAGGTTTCTGGAAGTGGACCTTGAAGGTAACGTAGCGTACGAGAAG encodes:
- a CDS encoding VCBS repeat-containing protein, encoding MAFLLIIPSVAALEIDESYLGSSPGRFNSVKICDLDNDGNKEIVLGNYEGYLNVIQWKGDEFRAVKHLGPFGERLWGVHVADIDGDGQEEILAGDGDGNLHVLNGSDFNVRFRMGDLVRDVHGIAVGDADNDGEKEIVIGTGYKMDFPLSTVYVFSADTGELENEFLPGNASRMRGVAIADIDGDAFNEVIFGTGISLGETPGAGHLYVYQYDGSEYTQEWRSDDLNGDVVAVEIIDVDGDGSLEIVASNGYREGPGFLFIFRFLEVDLEGNVAYEKVWESENIGPKPYGLDVADIDGDGINEIVVGNLAGYIWIF